GTGCAAGCTGCTGGGATCCTTTTGGGTTGATTGCCTGACAGGTTTTCACAGATGTGTCCTGCAGGAAACGGTCACTTGTCTCACCAATCCATAGTGCTTGTTCAATAACACGGGTGTTACactttttcaaaggaaaagtaGTTGAGACATTCAGCCTTCAGAaatcctcttttctctctcatctCATTCTTGTACCTTAGTCCACTGTTTTGGCTGTGGTTTTCTGGAGAATGCTCCTGCTGAGATAGAAGGCTGCCTCGAAAAATTACATCCTAAAAGGCTAAATTTGTGACTTCATATGCTATTGTCAATGTGATATTACAGTGGGAAGTGCTGGGCAATTTACTAGCAAGCAATGGGATAATGCAGACAAATGGCAGCAAACTATCCAGCTGCTTTGGGGATGTTCTGTTCTCATCTGTGCTAGCATGTCTGGATTTTTGCTGCATCTCTCACCTTGCAATTCTGTGTATTTCACTTTAAATATGCTAACTAGAACTATTTTAGTCTAGAAGCTTTCTTACATGCACTGAAATGCATGTGTAATCAGAGATGTAGTAGGAGAGCAGGCAGATGAATTTATTTATACAGTACTATGTGGTGAAAGCTCTGACAGTGGGAACATGAGAACACACCTTAAATCCATTTTTGTACATTCCctgctgaggctggagaggagacCAGTGAGCTACCACCAAAAGAGCAGGTGCTGCAAATGGAGAGTGTACCGTGGCTGGGAGCACATCAGGGGCTTTGCTGAGTTGGGATGGAGCTTCACCCACCCTGGcaagcagggcagcagaggcagggagaagGCCCTGGTAGGGGCAGATTTCAACAGTCACTTGGGGAAAGGTGTGATTTTAAGAGCATGTTATACTGGACTGGAAACATTCCCTCACACTCTTCTGCTTACTGGCCTCTGTTTTCAAGTGAATTGAGCACTGTATAGCTTGTCCTTGATAGTGAAAGACCCTTTTTCACAGAAGGGTGATGGTTCAAACTGCTCCTTCTGGATAAACACATGATAAAAGGCTTAATCCTGCCTGGGAACGATCACGATGACTATTCTTGCAGCCTTTGACCTTCCTGTTGAAACTGAGAATTGAGATTATGAACTGGACCCACACTGAGAACATCAGTTCATATCATAAAAGTCAGGAGATTACCTCCAAAATGCAAGGAGTGGTGTTCTGTAACCAGGCTGGAAAGGtaaaccacaggaaaaaatgtagcTCACTGGTCTCCCTGCAGCCATGTCGTGATCTAGGAAGAGTAATGTCTGAAACAGGTTACTACGAGAACCTGAAGTAGGTTATATTTGTAGCATAAATACTTTATAATGATTCTTAGTAACAAACCCTTGTTAATGAAACCTATCCAGAGGCCCTAGTCCACACTTGGATGACTACATGATCAATTTTAtgattatattaaagaatgcaatgattatgttaaaaatattattatattaaaaaatagaagaaataaaaatagatttcagAAGTCCGTCCTTTTGCAGTCTTACTATTTATACTAAAAGAGGTATTCTTAAATCTTTAAtcaacaaaatgaaacaatgcAGATTGTTGTTAACAGCTTTATGGAAGTGCCCCAGAGGACCCATTTTATGATGAATTATACAGACACATTAATAGTTTTTGACAAAGGGCAAACTCTCAGGGTTTTAAGCTGAAACAGCCCTCTCTGCATACAAACACCATTTCAGCAATCAATGTTGGCTTTAAATTCTCATTGCAAAACGGCTAATACTTCTGTTTCAGCAGGTAAAGGGCTTGAGTGTGCCTCATGGAAAAATCAGGGCTGGGGAGCCACTGAAACCTGAATGCCTTCTGAATGCAAACTTTTCCAGGCTACATGTTAACCCACATTCTGATGTTATCTGATAATAATGTGAAAAAAAGTCGAATGGCCACAGGCTGTTTGAAATGAAGTCACGGGCCATGCATTCCCCAGCTGTGGTGCAAAGGAAATgactgataaaaatattttttctagcTGACCTCTGGCTTACCTTTGTCTGCCTAAGAATTTCCGGCTAATTCCCTGTTAAAGCTTTCTTGCAGCTACAGCCTATTCCTAGAATCTTCTGTGTCAGAAAATACAGACTCCACCTGAGCTTGTTTATAGATGCACTTTATCTAAATGATAAATGAAAGTTTTGTTCTAGAGATGCAAACAGTGCTTCTTAACAAAAAGTAAATTGCACTATTCCTATGTAGGGGTAGAACAGCACTTGGTATTTGGATGGCTTATTATTGGAGAAAGTACTTTGTCTCAGTACCACTGGATACACATACTTGGGGACAGATTTGTGAAGGGCTGTGGAGCAGTCACTCTTGCAGTAGCAAGTATCAGCAGCCTGGAGCCACTCAGAACCCTGTGTCTGCTGTATAGGCTCAATGTGAGGAGTCTGACCCCTGAGAAATTGATTCAGAAAGCTGGCAAGCTGAATGAATGAGATAGGTTAGGCACAAGGTGTGATTCttgggggtgtcctgtgcaaggctaagagttggacttgatgatccctgggggtcccttccaactcagaatattctgtggttctgtgattacATTATACTCCATTACTAACCCCAAATCAGCCACTCTCCTGGCAGACAGAGGATGCATTTTACCCTTCCAAGATAATAAAAGAACTAACTTCCCAATATTACACGAGTTATGGACAGGGAGTTCATGGCCAAAATGCACAAGTCATGCACCGTGTTTGAAAGAAGGTGGAAGCTGCCTCTTTTGGGACAGGATCCTGGGAACTGTGGTGCCTCTTCCCATAGCTTCACAGGTCTGAACTGGAGTGGGGTTTCAGGTCcctttttttgtgctttttattgGCTTGGTCACAAAAGCCTTCATGTCTGTTGATTTGCATACTGTCAGTATGCAATCCAGTCATAAACATCGTCTAAGaagggtggggttttttttggcaaatCTCATTGTATTTTGAATGCTTGATTTAGTTAGCTGCAATGGGAGAAACACTGGAATTTTTCCTTATCAATACCgtccttaaaaattatttatgtacAGGCCAAAGGAGGCTGCAAAGGCCACATGTCCCTCTGTCAGAGTGGAATTTCCACAAAATTAAGGGACACACAAGTCTGCTTCCACAGTTTATTAGTACAAACAATGCATACACAAGACTGTATATTTGTTTGAAGACTGCAATAGATTTCTAATTTAACAACTCTGTAACAAAATTTAACTAAATTTGacatttatgaaaatataaatctcTGATTGGGTAGGTTCTCCCAACAATACAAAGTTTACATAAAAACATTCAATATGATCTATTAGTTGCAAACCAGTTAGGAAAAATCATTCAAGTCACTTAATATACTATATTGGCTTGTACATTGAACATTCACACACTACATTAAGTTCTAGCTTAGCATTCATTTCTTGGAAATTTGTAGTATGgaattctgatttaaaaaataagattattctgtttaaataatttgaaaatatttccatgggTATGCCATCTTTAAGATATGTAAGTAGGGGAAAATTTTCTTACGCTTTCAGATCTTGTCCAGTATATTTACTtaggaaaatgtaaatttttttacagcatttttcattatttcacaATTTCTGCCTTGAAACTGGTAAAACTGTACAAAAGGCTCAGAGTAGTTTCTAAAGCAGAAAGTGAAGGTTGTATGCATGTGAGAGTAAGAAAAATCCATTACAAACTGGACTAAGAAGGGACCTGTTGACAGCCTTTACATTTAGTGGAATATTTCAGCAGGTACACAAACAGTCTCAGAGTGTTTGGTCATTTGATCGGTATTTATCatgggaaagaagagaaacaatACTAAGGCAAATGTCATAAGGACTAATACATGGCATGTCTGAAAACTACCAGGATTACTTTGGAGACAGAGGAGATACTTTAGACTTTCTTACAACAAAATGGACAGCAATATTTTAACATAAGAAATTAATGTCCTTAAGTGTTCATCAGTAATGCTCCTTCTCTTTGAAAAGTTTTCGTTACAATCTGTACTAATACACACTATGAAGACAAAACATTtccccaaaccaaaaataaaaccccaatcCCTATACTTCCTTTAGAATTCAAgacttttataatttttatcaCAATACAGAAACCTGAAATCCCTgcatgcaattttaaaaaaaagctctcATTCTGTTCATTGAGGTGAACAAATACTTGTTGCCTCACGTGCTGACATGTTAGCAGCTGACTGGCACTTACTCCTTTCAGCCCAAAGATTAAAcccaattaaaaagaaaaataaaagtagatatttttaaaatgatgatGGAATGTATCAAGTGTTCCAGGTTGGCAGGTGACATCTTGTCATTGCACCATCAAGCAGAAGAACACATTTTTGCAAGTGGGTATAAAGTTGACTGTTAGCTATAGACCCATCTAGGTGACTTGGAATATAAAATAGTGGTCTGACTTCTCACCAATCACTTAGAGTTTTGGCTCTAGTTAAAACAGTCTGTCAACCACAGATAGAATCACCTAACTTCTGTAATAGCATAACAATTTTGATAGTATTGCTAGAAATTTTTAATCAAGGCCCTGGTGAAATTCTGGACTAAACCTTGTATTccgaaattaaaaaaaaaccctgcagccCATTTGCTTTATGTTTGCTCTTATGTTTACAGAAATGtaagacaggaaaaaacagcTGGTCTGCCCTCTGCTGTTTCTATCTGTCTTCCGAGAAACACACTGATTTTTACATGAATTCAGAAGACATACCTAAGCACGTGTACTACTCAGATAAGCTTGCCCAGGTGGTTGCTCAGTTGTCAGATGCAAAACTGTGTCTGCAATCTATGGCTGAGCACACTTTCTCATAGCAGTAGCTGTGTCTTTTGGTTGGTGTTGCTTCACTCACCTCAGCCTCTGTAACTGTAATGGGGCTATCCCTTGCAAATACTTCTGTTGATTCCCTCCAAATGCAGTCTGCAGTCACTTTGAAACTATAATTGTGACACTTTGGCCTAATCACTTGTGTTGCGTTGTTGAAAATCTGACGACTGTTTGAAGTAGCAATTTTGATTTTCAGTGCAGCATCAACTCGATCCACTACAGTGTAAGTACCTATACTTCCATCATCAAATCCAATAATAATGTTTAAATGTCTCTGTGAGAGTGCAAGAAAAGTGGGAGTTTTATAAAGAGAGCAGGCACCGATGTTTTTGCCATCTGCTAGCCTCATTACAATTAAACTAGAGACTGCACCATTGTCGTCATCTTCTTCCCCACGACAACAAATGTACACCAGGTAGCGGCCGTCACGAGACAGCCTCTGCCGCCAGATGACACCTGGAGCGTGAACCACGCGGAGTTTTCCGCTGTGTAGATCAAGCACATTGATGTTCTCATCACCACGGGTTATAATTCCTAGCTTCCCGTTTGGAGATATTTCAAAGTCTtccaatttttttaagaaattggTAGGCAATTGTACACGTCTGCAGATGACTTCCTCTGTTAGGCTCCAGATGTTCACACTTTCAGTAGATGTTATAAATACTATAATATCTGGGCAGTCTGGTATCAACTTAATATCCACAATGCTTGCACCATCATCACAGCAAAACTTCTTTGTTATACTGCCTGTCCAGAGACTAACTGCCAAAACTTTGTTCTTTGCCATTCCAACCACAAATGTATTTGCAGTTGTAATAAATGCATTCTGTAAGGCAACTAAAATATTGCAAACCCTATGTCCTGTAGCCAGTCGCCAAACTCTGGATGCATTTTGCTCACAGAGAGAGACTACAAACTGATCATTATGAGTAATCATTAGCTCTGAGATTTTTTGTCCATTAATGCGAAAGATATTTTCACCACTGACCGTGTGCCATACATACTGGCTGCATTTGTCATCTGATGTAACCATTATCTCTCCAGAAGACGTCAGCACACAGTTTTCAACAATACCTTCATGCTTGAACACAGCTTCAATAAATCCAGTGCTGAAGTTCCACTTATGGACAGAATCTGATCCATCCAACGTGTATATTAATTCACCTCTGGCTGGCAACACCAGTCTTTGGATGGGTTTGCCAGATTTGTCAATATTGGACATAGCAGTTATGATGTCTATATCCCAGATAGAAAGGACACCACTGGTGGATAAGGATAGCAGCATGTTATGATGATTTGATTTAATTAGCCTGACTATAGTTCCTGAGATTTCCTGTAAGCTTGCCATACACTGTCCAGTATCTCTTCTCCAAACAAAAATGGCTGAGGTATTTTCCATTGAAGCAATTATACAGTTGCCATTTTTGGACAACACGGCAGATATAAAGCGCTCGTTGTGTTTAGCTCTAAACTTTTCAGCCACCTTCCACACACGTGTGTCAAGAAGTTCAATGCTGAGAGCCTTACAAATTAAAATTGCACTTTGGTCTTCAGAAAGCTCTATGCTGACAACTTCACTGTCTTCTCTTCTGCAGTCAAAGTCATCTGTAAGCTGGGGTTTTGCAATTTCCTCTGTATTCCAAACCGAGAGGCTACCCTCACTGTCCACCATCACCATTTCTTGGGCTGTGTCTAAAATGAGAAGGAATTTCACAAATCCACTTGAAAATTCAGAGGTCACAGTGGTCAGCTTCTCTCCACTGCCCAAGTGGAAAATGGTTGCGGTGTTCAAATACTGCCCGCAGAATGCATAAACTCCATCTGGAGAGCACTGCACACAGGTCACTTCGTACCAGCAGTGGAAGTGATAGAGAGGCCAACCGTAAAGCAGATCTATTACAGTAACATCTTTACTGGCCTCCAGCCAAGCAAGCGCATGGTTGACCGATAATGTAAATCCATTTATAAAACTGGAGTCCCCTGCAATTCCACAGTGTTTTGACCCCTTAATTTCCACCTCAGAAAGAAGACAGGAATTTATGTTATCATATACCAACAGAGTGTTGTTTGTTGTAGCTACTACAAGATACTTTTCATCACTAGAAAGCTTCATCCCTAAGATAACAGATGGAGCTGTTGTAATTTGCCTAAGTAACTGGCGGGTTTCTACATCCCAAGTGCTAATGGAGCCATTTTCTAATGCAGCAATAATTGTGCTGGGATTAAATGTAGGCAGAATCTCAGTGACATGCATGCAGCTGGATGACAGCGGCAGGCGCTCGGGGCTGTAAGTCACATCCATGGAGGAATGCAAAGGGACGATAGAGCAGTACTTGGGTCCATCCTTGTCACATTCTAGGAGGAGATGTCTGAGTTTGGGCAATGAACTTACTACTGGGAGAAGTCTCTGCTGCAATTCAGCCGAGAGTGAACCTGGGTATTTTACTACTTTGAACTTTATACTGCGGAGGGTACTGGCCAGAAATTTCAGCTCCTTTTCTTGAGAGTAAGTGTAAGCTAGCTCTATGTCAGAAAGTGCTTTATCAAACTGCCCTATTCTAATCATGGTGTACAGCCAGCTGAAGTTCATGATCACTCCGTACAGAAGGTCATCAGTTCTTCCACATCTTGTTAAGTGATGAATAAGCTCTGtcatttttctgtgattaaTAAAAAAGATATCAGGTTCCAATGGGTTACACTGAAAGACCCAAGGCTGATCTGGAGCCTGCCGGTCAAAAGCCGCCTGATCCACGCAGTGCTTTTCATCCTCGTTCAGGCCTCTACTGGCGTGGTCAGGACAACCACTCAGATATTGGTCATTGCTGTAAAAAGGTTTTCTTCGTCCACCTGACCAAACACCAAGGAAATACTCTGCCATGACTGTGTGCATTTCACGCAAGTCTTCTTCATTGTGCAGGTACAATTTCTGGGCAATTAGTTGCAAGTGCCTATTTGCCCAAAGAAGCAGTGTTACATTTTTCACCTGTCGCTCTATTAAATACCCCTGTAAGCCCTCCTTAAGTCTTGCAATGTATATATATGGAATTCTCAATGGGTTACTCTCTCTGACTCTCTCATTCAGTTCACACATAACACTGTTGTCAAGGGCTAAAATATCCTCCAGTTCCATTTCACTCAGGCCAGATTTGGACATAGTGATGTAGCCAAGTGCTCTTGACAATAGTCTTGACCCACACTTGTTTTCCAGCGACCAAAACAACTGCTCTATGCTTTCATGGACAGTAACACAGAGGGAGGACTCATCCACATCCTTGTGAGATCTCCAGTGCCTGACCTCTCTGAAGGTTAAGTTCACAAACATAGGCAGTGTGCACTTGGAGAATGCCTCATTGACATAGATTTGTTGCCCTGATGTTACTTTCCTTTTAACTCGCAGCAGCTGATGTTTCAGTACTTGACTGCACATCTTTCTGTCCCTTGCAGTCAACTCAATGTAGTTGCTTTCTTCATGAATAAGGCACCTCAGTTTTTGCAGGATCCCATGCTTGTTTGGCAGTGTTGACAAAATTATCCGTACTGAACGTGGAAGGTGAATGGGAAGCCACCAGAGCTTTCTACCATCATCACTATCTGTTAGCTGTTCTAAAGCATCAAATATAATCACCAGTGGCCTGTGAAATGAAGACTCATTCAAGAGATTTATGAACAAGTCCCGAAGGTCATGAATCTTTTTTGGGTAACTTTGTACGAGGCAGCGATAGTTGACTGCTAGCTGTTCACAAATGCTTTGAAGTATATTCTTCAGATCTGTACTTGTTTCAGTAGAGCCCAAAAATCTTATAACTACCACGGGGTCAGAATCTGGTCCCATCTCTTCTTGCAACCAGGAATAGGCCTAGAATATAGACCATAATTTAGTTTATATCTCAATGAAGCACAGTAACACAGTTTATGAATAGTAATAGTCTACATAtgaataaacatttaaaaatattactggTTGAATAGAAATGCTCTCACTGGCAGAGTTCAAGGCGGGTGCACTGAATAAAATTCAAATCATGTATCATCTGTGTTTAGCACAAAAAGGCTTACATCAAAGGGGACATGACTAGAATGTATTCCATAAATCCTGGGGTACTCTTCACAAAATCTGTGTCTCACCTCTGAAAGTGTGTAGATAGAGTCTCTTGTAAATAGACTTCCTTAGACACTACACAATGTCATCCTTGGTCTGCCACACCAGCCTACCACCTAAACCTGTTTAGCATTGATTCTGACTGAGTAAAAAGACATGTCTCTAGAGGACACGGATCAGAGTACAGATCCCTGGCCCATAGAACTACTTTGCCCTGGTGTACCTGTGACTTCTACTCTAAAACACTgccacaaaaaagaaaaagtgtctGTCTCCTAAAGTTTTCTTGGTTAGAGCACTCCAAGCTAGTGAGGAATGTAACTTCTTTAAATCTTCCCAGTCTGTGCAGGCTAACACACTCAGTTCTACATCTCTCCACCTCactttatgtattttatactattttaaaagaaaagcagtacCAGACTCTCTAGGCTGACTTATGTACTCAGATATGAAATGAGATCTTGAGTTGCAACTCCCAGTTTCATATGTGCAGCTAATGTGACTCCAGAGGAAGTAGAGACAGGGGTTTTAAACAGTATTGTTCctttcttc
The window above is part of the Molothrus ater isolate BHLD 08-10-18 breed brown headed cowbird chromosome 4, BPBGC_Mater_1.1, whole genome shotgun sequence genome. Proteins encoded here:
- the NWD2 gene encoding NACHT and WD repeat domain-containing protein 2, which encodes MWPAGAGGRLPCPRDAALRRAAFSGNLSALPSHLVPSGRSVRVFISANPEDTIAERRALREHVYPKLREFCRENYGLEFQVIDLYWGVEADEWDSPELQKTRMKLLEDCLKSSAGPCFVGLLGEKYGNIRIPGEVESAEFEMILDAAVEAKLETRILEEWYCRDENAVPPAYYLRPKSEMLKNYQNTMESSSNSMNENKWQDISEEIKKIFKTAVKLLYEKGKMKHSQAKRYLSSAIEDELDFALGKQTPAFLKKCVCYIRKIANIERFVKIPEMGKYMDVVHKAGKFLRDPEAHEKLIKLRDEFIPTIVASSNLRVYTSVTHCDMKLGYSQEVESHYIEGLGKQFYEDMIDIIQATVQQNFDTETDVLYDEVLQHSSLCKTYSTFYEYRCEALNIVHKYVLPRKIGHINPLIIYGGPCTGKTLLLAEAAKKAYSWLQEEMGPDSDPVVVIRFLGSTETSTDLKNILQSICEQLAVNYRCLVQSYPKKIHDLRDLFINLLNESSFHRPLVIIFDALEQLTDSDDGRKLWWLPIHLPRSVRIILSTLPNKHGILQKLRCLIHEESNYIELTARDRKMCSQVLKHQLLRVKRKVTSGQQIYVNEAFSKCTLPMFVNLTFREVRHWRSHKDVDESSLCVTVHESIEQLFWSLENKCGSRLLSRALGYITMSKSGLSEMELEDILALDNSVMCELNERVRESNPLRIPYIYIARLKEGLQGYLIERQVKNVTLLLWANRHLQLIAQKLYLHNEEDLREMHTVMAEYFLGVWSGGRRKPFYSNDQYLSGCPDHASRGLNEDEKHCVDQAAFDRQAPDQPWVFQCNPLEPDIFFINHRKMTELIHHLTRCGRTDDLLYGVIMNFSWLYTMIRIGQFDKALSDIELAYTYSQEKELKFLASTLRSIKFKVVKYPGSLSAELQQRLLPVVSSLPKLRHLLLECDKDGPKYCSIVPLHSSMDVTYSPERLPLSSSCMHVTEILPTFNPSTIIAALENGSISTWDVETRQLLRQITTAPSVILGMKLSSDEKYLVVATTNNTLLVYDNINSCLLSEVEIKGSKHCGIAGDSSFINGFTLSVNHALAWLEASKDVTVIDLLYGWPLYHFHCWYEVTCVQCSPDGVYAFCGQYLNTATIFHLGSGEKLTTVTSEFSSGFVKFLLILDTAQEMVMVDSEGSLSVWNTEEIAKPQLTDDFDCRREDSEVVSIELSEDQSAILICKALSIELLDTRVWKVAEKFRAKHNERFISAVLSKNGNCIIASMENTSAIFVWRRDTGQCMASLQEISGTIVRLIKSNHHNMLLSLSTSGVLSIWDIDIITAMSNIDKSGKPIQRLVLPARGELIYTLDGSDSVHKWNFSTGFIEAVFKHEGIVENCVLTSSGEIMVTSDDKCSQYVWHTVSGENIFRINGQKISELMITHNDQFVVSLCEQNASRVWRLATGHRVCNILVALQNAFITTANTFVVGMAKNKVLAVSLWTGSITKKFCCDDGASIVDIKLIPDCPDIIVFITSTESVNIWSLTEEVICRRVQLPTNFLKKLEDFEISPNGKLGIITRGDENINVLDLHSGKLRVVHAPGVIWRQRLSRDGRYLVYICCRGEEDDDNGAVSSLIVMRLADGKNIGACSLYKTPTFLALSQRHLNIIIGFDDGSIGTYTVVDRVDAALKIKIATSNSRQIFNNATQVIRPKCHNYSFKVTADCIWRESTEVFARDSPITVTEAEVSEATPTKRHSYCYEKVCSAIDCRHSFASDN